A stretch of DNA from Lotus japonicus ecotype B-129 chromosome 4, LjGifu_v1.2:
CCATGCGTTTCACATCAAATTAGCCACTAGGGTTTGCTTGCTGAATTTCTGACAAATTCGCCATGACTTTCCTAAGCAATTCTTAAGGAGTCTATTCATTGCCTTCATATCTAATGCTCGTGTCGCTTCCATTCCTCTTTCTTATCCTCCAACAAACCTTGTACTCCTTGAGCACCTGGAAAAGTATTATCAGAACCTTATGGTGGGCACCAATGTTCACAATATAGAACATAGATAACTGAGTCAgaataaaaaaaggaaaaagaaatcctTAACTCGGCCTTAAACAATCAGTGAGCATGCATTTCCCAAGAACTCTTTCCTCTACTTATACATGTTGCCTCATAAATGGGTGTACAATCATTCCTTCATTTTCGACATCCATCTTTAACACATTTTTATGCTAGCTATTCATAATCTTTACTCATTCCTCCAATCAACCTTCAAGGCAAGCTTGCCTCTAGGGTTGTCCATCAATCGGTTTAGGGCGGGTTCGGGCCCAAAACTCGGTTTTCATCACGTGAAAATGGCCAAAACTGGAGATCTACCACCGTCTGACACAAGCTTCTGGGTTCGTCAGTTTCGGGTTTGTCGGATAAAAGGTTCGTCAGATTGGTCCTGGCGGTTTGCACAATGCAGATCCATAAGAAAATGTTGAGGAAAAAGttgagaggaagaggaaggagtCCAGATCTATACAAAAAGAAATCAAATCCAAACCAAATCAAGATCAAAGAGAGGCCAACAGAGACCAAATCATTACAAAACATAAGGGAAATGAAACCCTAGAACCTTCGATCTTTGATCTTCGTCCTTCGATCTCCCTCAATGACGACAATGCAAAAAATCTCAGCGGCAGCATGAAGATTGTCGTGTTTCTTGGTTGCAAGGTTATGGGAACAACCCTAGAAGGAGAATGAGGAAGATGGAGTGGTGGCGGTAGTGagagaaggaggaagaagagagagagagatttagGGTTGTGTAGTTGAGGATGAGGTTGTTGCTGTGTTTTGTCTTTTGggattaggttttttttaacAAGTATAAGGTTTAGTTGTGTTGGACTGGGTTgcgacatttttttttaatatagactTGGTCGGTCGGTCGGCAGCCCAAACCGAAGCCGACTGAAATAAATCGCCCAGAACTGAAAAGCTCAACCGTTCAACCTGTCAACTGACCTGATGGGCCAAAAAGGCCTTTTAGTTTGGGTCGGGCTTGTTTTCTTTAGACAACCCTACTTGTCTCTATCAATGTTTTTGCTATTGTTTGAGTACTTTTGGACCTACTTCTCAATTAGGCCCAATCAATCTACAAGCCCTTCGAAGACCAAGACGGTAAGTCAAAGTGTACATTCAgcccctcttttttttttggttcgaTGGTTCAGCCCCTCTTTTTCCAGAGACCCTTTGGACAAATTGGATCCACTTCGTGGTTGGCCCAATCAGTCCAACCAAGTatcaataaaattggtacttgCTAGTGTTCAGTTCCTTGTTGTATCCTTAAGCTAGAGTAGTAAGTAACAAAGTAATCAtataaaagaaacaaagaaagcACAGATGTTTAACAACATTGACCTGGATACATCCTGCCAAATAGGTTTCATTTCACATAACATTATGCATTTCAATTACACAGACAACGATTACACCTCAATTGCTTTAAACACTGTCCCAAAAATGAAAACGGCTTATGAAGGATCTAATAGCTAGCTAATTGAACAAAGAAACTTCACCAAACACACATAAGAATTAATACTAATACCATTATAATCATACCCTTGAATCTGAAATGAACTGAAATGGAATGAACTAAACCAATGTTTTGCTTTGAACCTCAATTAACTGGAAATGGTATGAGTGAACTCAGGGTCATTTCCCAATGCCTCCAGAATCTCAATAGGAAGTCACACTTCAATGTCAATGCTACCTTCCTCCACCCCAGCAAACACCGTAATCTTCCCATATCCTTTATTGGCGCCGCCACTCCGAACAGCCACCGGCTTCCCCCACCCAAAATCATTCCCATAAACATCAAACCTCGGCGAACTGCTGGTGGTCAATGAGTGACCACCGATCAACATGGCCGGTGGAATCAGCCACGGTTTCTTCACCCAACTCTCATACTCCTTCTTCACCGTCTCATCAGACTCCAACGAAACCACCTTGTTCATCTCCATAGCTACCTTCCCTAGCCCACCTTCCACCACCAGCTCCCCTGCTTTCATGGTAACACCACCCGCCACCAACGCGTTTCCGAAATAGTCCTCCGGGAACGGCGGAACCATCCTCGGCCTAACTCCGATCAGCAACCGATAACTCACCTCTTCTTCAGGATCAAGCTGCTTGCAACGAATCACAGAGCGCCATAGGTGAGTCAAAAGCGCTAGCAGAGAAGATACTCTGTTCGTGTTAGCTTCCGTGTTAGCTTTAACCTTGAGCTCCGCAATCTTCTCCTTCGTGAAATGGAAGACCCTCTCCGAAGGGTGGGTTTCAGAGTACTTATGAGCTTGCTTCTGATCTGTGAAAGGAAACCGAATTGGAACTTCAATGTCGTTTGGAAACCAACGTTGAAAAACAGGGGATTTCGATGGTTTAAGAGAACCCCGTGAGATTTCAGCCCAGGAATTCACGAAAAGCCAAAACGACTTGCCGTCGGCGACAGAGTGGTTGACTGTGAAGCCGATGAAGATTCCGTCGAGTAGCTCCGTCACCTGCACCGCCAGCAACGGCTGCGACGTGCCTTCGTGGTTTCTAGCTCCGTTGAGTGCGAAGAAGGAGTGGACAATGGGAGGAACGTAGTTGGGTTGAAGGATGTCGGCGACGGAGGTGTTTTCTGCGGCGGCGTGGACGAAGAGTGCGCCGGCGTTGTTGCAGGTGATGTGGGAGGTGGCGGTGGTGTTGTCATGGTGGCGCGTGATGACGAGGCGGCCGGCGAGGGGTGGGAAGAAGGCGAGAGTGGAGGAGAGGGTGTGTTGGAGGTGGTGGATTTGGTGGTTTTTTGTGTGGAAGAGAAGGCCTTTTTGGACTGTTTCAAGTAAGAGGAATTTGAGATCCCATGGTGTTAAATCAATTTTCTGTGCTGAGTCGCCGCCGTTCTGACTCGGTGCTTGGACGGTGCTGCTGGAGATGACTCGGACTGTATCCATTGGTGTGAAGATTGGGCAGAGGAAGGAGCGGTACCAGCAAACTAGACTTTAAAGATGTGCTGCTATGCTGCTGGTGGGTAGGCATTTGCCTTAATTTAAACTAGTTTTAAATTTACAATTAACAATacacttttcatttaatttctacTCTCTTTTTTTTACTTGGAAAGATTTTACCATTTCTTATAAGTTCCCTAATTCTTATCCCTTAAGCTTTCACTCATGTGTCACAATTTCCACCCCATAAATCACTTATGCACCTTCCGCTTTGGATTGTGTTTCTATAaattttttctcatttattatattttatattaaccGACAAAAACGTTTCTCTATCTATCTAAGTAAAATTTAATAACTGCACATAGTACTAGTAAATTTAAGGCTTAATTCTCAAATTAGTCTCTGTCATTGTCTCGCCGTTTGATctaagtccctccccggaaaaatttgtgcaaaaagTTCTCATCAATGCAAAACGTATGGAgtcagtcctcgccggagcccggagctccgacgagtgatgaaatgacatGATGAGTGTATTAATGAAGCTGACGTGGCATTTAAAAAAGTTATTACACATcagaaatttttattttgttaacaataataaaaacaattaacaaaactaaccctaaaatttaattaatcaaaACAATATACAAACTAACCCTAAAAACAATCGACCAAAAGaggttcttcttcctctgatcctAGCTTCAATTCTAACCCCACTTTTCCATTTATAGTCACAACCCATCATCAccatttttttctccttttcctctctctctctctctctctctctccaattTGGGGTTTAAGCAGCTTTTTCGTTGATGTCAGTTTTGTAACAGATCATGGGTCACAAGGAACGAGAACGAAGGGGACCGTGATGGTGGTTTCCCCTTCATTGGGGTTTCGCAACAGATCCTGGATTGATCGAAGGATAAGGTTTAGCACGAAAGTGGGGTTGAGGTCGAGGCGGTTAGACGAGCTTGTGGCAAGCTTGCGGCCCAGATCGAAAAGAATGAGGAAGAAACCCAGATCGAGGAGAGAAGGAAGAAACCCAGATCGAAGAGAAGAGGAAGCAAGCCAGATCGAAGAAGAGGAAGCTTTGTTTTCATACCTTTCTCAATTTTCAGGAACCTCTGTCTTCTGCTTCTTCATATTCTCCTTTGTTATGGATGGGATTTGTGAACTCTATTTATGAGTGAGGGTGGGTGTCTGTGGTGGGTTGCGGgtgagggtggggtgggttgcgagTGGGGGTGGGGATGGATTTCTGGGGTGGTTTTCAGATGaggtgggggtgggttgcgaGTGAGGGAGGGATGGGTTTAGAAGCTTTGTTTTGGAAGAGGTGAGGGAGGGTTGCGGGTGAGGGCATGGCCCAGTTGAAGAAGCTGGAACATGAACAAGGAACTGTCGAAGGAGGTgatgagaaaaaagaagaaactggaacaGGAAGATCTCGATGGTTGGTTCTGATTTGGGGATTTTAgggttgattttgattttaagtTGATTTTGATTTGGAGGTTAATTTCAGATTAAGGAAATTTTTGGGGTTTTAATTTGGATATTGAAAagggggatgaagatgatgggatggagaagatgaagatgatgaagaaggagatgaaaatgtttttattttttgggttttacttaaccatgattttttttagagatttaattttcttaatttaattaaattttcttatgtgtaattttctattatttttttaattccacgtaGACTTTATTGGCATAGTAGGCGTTCCACTTCATCACTTGTCGGAGCACAGAGCTCCGACGAGGACCGGTTCCATACGTTTTGCATTGAGCGAGATTTATGATTCCTCCATCGACCTTATGCATGTTTGCCTCTTGAGAGAGTTTCTTGAATAAGGCCATGTGATCCAGGTATGGTAGCTGCCAACCACGAGCTTCAACAGTACAATGATAAATCCATTGTGGATTAATCGTTAGCAAAGGAAAGTCAGTTGAAATAAGCACCTACATAATGATCAATTATATTGTTAAGTATCTCATAAAGTTCATGTAATGTAAGgtaaatttatactaaatgtAATATTGATCAGTACCTTCACCCAGTGGTTGTTGTTGACAAGGAGTAAACATATAATCTGGTGCTCTGACGGATGTAGCACTGGACCGGTGAGAGGTAAGTAGGTGGCGCCCCCCGATGTGACAAGGTCACGAACACAACCTGGTACATCGTAGCAAAAATGTGGCCCATATCCGGCACAAATAACCACTTCTCCTCTGTTGCAAACTCATTTGGAGCAAGATGCAAGGCTTATAGTACTTTTCGTAATGTTTGTCGGTGCCATACATACCATGATAAACACCTTGCCGTAATGTAAGCTCCTTTATCATGTCTTCTCGGACTTACTTCCAATTTTGTTCTCCCTTACCCATCAAGGAAGAAATGCATCTATATCCACAGTtgccatcatcttcaacattgtGAATGTCAATGACATACTCACGGAGGAATTCGGGTACTTCATGGATGTAGTTGGCCGAGTAAACTTTGCCTTTCGGGTGCTTTGGCGAGAGCTGAGCTGACTTGCTTGCTATCCTcttgcttctcttcttaggtGCAGATTGATTGGAAGGAATGCTCTTCTGTTTTGTTGACCGGGTCTTACGTCCCTTGCCTTGTGGAACTGATGAGTTGCTACCTTGCTTTGACCCAAGTGCTGCATCAACATTCTCCCAAGAACAAGGAATGCGTCTGGTAGAACCCTTAGGTTCATTGGGCCGACCCCTTGTAGGCAACTTGTTTGGAGGAGGACACATAGAAGTCTGATCCGGGTATGCAATCTCCCGAAGCCTCTCTTTGAAAGTTTGTCTTCTTGAAACATTAGCTTCTTCAAACATCTTTGCAATGACTTCTAACTCTGTCGCAATGCTCAATCCCAAAACAGGTTGGGATTCATCAGGTGCAGATGTTGATGTAAGCCTCCTCCAATGTTAATCCTTGTATGCTGGAGAAGTGTGCACCTATGTATAGCTGCCCAAGCCGCACACATGTCACTCTTGCTATCTTTGATGCACGCTTTCAGTTTTGCGTGTGCACCTTCAACCCTGTGCAAGTTTATAATGTGCACATTAATATATACTTAATGAATGTAGCAAACTTATTGAAATGTTAGTGTCTAAGAATGTACATGCTAGTAGTTGTGTTACCCATGTGCATGTAACAGTCAATCGCATACTTGACAAACTTGTGCTTAAGCGGCAACAAGTTTCCTTAATGTAATTCATGAGGTCAGAGTGATCCCCAACAAGTGAACGTAAGAAGTCCATGCCTGCATTAAACTCCTCCGCTGACTCGGCATACATGACTCTATTCCATGCGTCCCCGACATCATCCCACATCTCCTTGTCTTTGATAGTGAGTTTGCACTTTGCCTTCACACACTTAGCAATATGGAATTGGCATAGCATGTGTGCTGCTGTAGGGAATGTGGATGTAACTGCGTTCATCAAAGCAGTGTCTTTGTCAGTAACCATGACTTTAGGCATGTCCTCTTCTTTAAGTAGCAATCCCTTTAGTTTTTGAAGTGCCCATGTAACTTTAGGTTCACGTTCATTGCACATGTAGCCAAAACTGATTGTGTATGTGAATCCAACTGATGTCATGCCAACCATCTCCGACAAAGGTATCATATACTTGTTGGTCTTGTACGTGCTATCAAGCAAGACAACAGTAGGAAATTGGTTGAATAGTTGGATGGAAACTGGATGGGCCCAGAATAAGGACCGGATCACCGCGGAACCCTCTTCAGTTCTAGACCAGTGCGTGTACCTGTCTTGCTCCAACAACCTCATCAAGTGCTGCATCTCTGACAATTGTCCCCTCTTGGCCCTAATGTGTGTCATCCGCTCATTGTACACTTGTCTTATGGTAGTCACATTCTGAGGGTTGGCATCCTTCAATGCAAGCAACATGTTACCTGGCTTCACTCTATTGTCAACCATTCTAGCAACCATATCCTTTTCTTGACTTGTAAGGCGACCGACATAGGCACGACCAACCAGAGTCTCGGCTGGCTGATGGTTGTGGTCGCCACGTACTACAGTCAACCTCCACAAACCATCTTCGGATGTGTATCTCGCCTTGAGCCTGAACGGACAATCACATTTCTTGTTTCCCATCCCCTTTCGCACCAACACAGGCTTGTATGGTTTGTACTTTCCGCTCATCTCGCACACCAAAGTAGCCACATGTCTGCCTTTACTCCCACGGCCCTTGCTCCCACAATCAGACCTTCTAATTATGATCACAAAGCCATGTTTCTTTCCTACATTCTTAGCCCAATCTAAAAGCTCCTCCCGAGTAGCAAAAACCTACAAAATATTAACACATATACGCATCACATATAAATTCAACTTATTGACATAAACTCACTCATTGGTTATGAAAATACCCTGTCTGTGGTAAATTGTTCTGTGTAGTCCGCTGCAATTGGTACATCATGTATATCTTCTACATTGGCTAATTGTCTTTCTTGTGGCATGTTCACTTCATATGACTCAGGGAGACTCATCCTgaaattcaaaagaaaatatgcaAATTGTTTATTATTTCTGTAACAGGCTAGAAATGTTTTAATCGCACGTTGAAAGCGCGTCACACACGCATCTTATGAATGCGACAGAGACGCGGTTAAACAATGCGTCTGGATAAATATAACAGATAAACGCACTATAAGTGAGCGTCTCTGTCGCACTCACAGGGTGCGAACCGGACACACACATAGAGTACGGTGCTCACACTTAATGAGAGTGCGATAGATCTACATCGGGATTAGAGTGCAGTACCTTCACCGATGACGACGACAACGAGGTAGGAGAAGTCGGCTGACAACAACGACTGCGGTGGCGACGTTGGTGATGGTCTTGGGTGAGGACGACGACGGCGGTGGCgtgggtggtggaggcggtggccgGCAACAATGTGGGATGTTGAGAGTGGGTTTGGAAGTTGAGAATGGGTTTGGAAGAAGAAAGACAATGTGGTGAGAGGGGGTGAGGGGAAGGGGGGGTTCCAACAAAGCATTAGGAAGAAGGTGAGGATGGAGGGAGGggtatttttcaatttttttttcattaagggtattGTAGACATTTCCCACATTTTGGGGGTCTAAATAGGggtggggggtctgaataacaattccctattTTGTATAACAACATAACtgataattaaatataaagattATGAGAACATTCCTCTCATTTAGGAAAAATTAAACAATGTTAGCATATCAATAATTGTGGAACAAAGGGGGTATATGAGTATCTAAcaaatattactccctccggtcattttataagaaaaactttgACAAAATCACGCAAACCAaagaaactaatatttttttaaaataaattactatgcttaattccaatgatgtcttttccttttcacaagaacaatcatgctaattaccataaatgttgacAATATCTATTGGGTGCTTGCAATTTCCCTCCAAATTTTTGCATGGGGAATAGGTCTCTTTGCATTGGAAtgaattatttgacttaatattataagagtg
This window harbors:
- the LOC130711289 gene encoding protein ENHANCED PSEUDOMONAS SUSCEPTIBILITY 1-like, with the translated sequence MDTVRVISSSTVQAPSQNGGDSAQKIDLTPWDLKFLLLETVQKGLLFHTKNHQIHHLQHTLSSTLAFFPPLAGRLVITRHHDNTTATSHITCNNAGALFVHAAAENTSVADILQPNYVPPIVHSFFALNGARNHEGTSQPLLAVQVTELLDGIFIGFTVNHSVADGKSFWLFVNSWAEISRGSLKPSKSPVFQRWFPNDIEVPIRFPFTDQKQAHKYSETHPSERVFHFTKEKIAELKVKANTEANTNRVSSLLALLTHLWRSVIRCKQLDPEEEVSYRLLIGVRPRMVPPFPEDYFGNALVAGGVTMKAGELVVEGGLGKVAMEMNKVVSLESDETVKKEYESWVKKPWLIPPAMLIGGHSLTTSSSPRFDVYGNDFGWGKPVAVRSGGANKGYGKITVFAGVEEGSIDIEV